A genomic segment from Nocardia cyriacigeorgica GUH-2 encodes:
- a CDS encoding SRPBCC family protein — translation MALARSSASCAVNATREKVWALISRPDQWKTWMPNHDFWIGAVPVTFAREVTLRAQATIASIIHELDLTVTECIPPERLELSGVGLTGNHFTYSISLAEARNSPTVVTLETRYTGTARHDTDFSVIMPIVADEMNRSAKLLAAQFPAGGPRDHRPAATTPVAPRVLPEDAHDNVASANAASTAAPTLR, via the coding sequence GTGGCCCTGGCCCGCAGTAGCGCTTCCTGCGCGGTGAACGCGACAAGAGAAAAGGTATGGGCGTTGATTTCACGTCCGGACCAGTGGAAGACCTGGATGCCGAACCATGATTTCTGGATCGGGGCGGTGCCCGTGACCTTCGCGCGCGAGGTCACCCTGCGCGCTCAGGCCACCATCGCGAGCATCATCCACGAACTCGATCTCACCGTCACCGAATGCATTCCGCCCGAACGGCTCGAGCTCAGCGGCGTCGGCCTCACCGGCAACCATTTCACCTATTCGATTTCCCTTGCCGAGGCGCGCAACTCACCGACGGTGGTGACGCTGGAAACCCGCTACACCGGTACCGCACGCCACGACACCGACTTTTCCGTCATCATGCCGATCGTCGCCGACGAGATGAACCGCAGCGCCAAACTTCTCGCGGCCCAATTCCCGGCCGGTGGACCACGCGATCACCGACCGGCCGCGACTACGCCGGTGGCTCCGCGGGTGCTACCCGAAGACGCTCACGACAACGTGGCTTCGGCGAACGCGGCCAGTACGGCCGCGCCGACCTTGCGCTGA
- the bla gene encoding class A beta-lactamase produces MTLTAACDSGTVTVPATGSVTTSAVADPRFAELETTSGARLGVFAVDTGSGRTVAHRADERFPMASTFKGLACGALLREHPLSTGYFDQVIHYSAAELVEYSPVTETRVETGMTVRELCDAAITVSDNTAGNQLLKLLGGPEGFTASLRSLGDATSRLDRWETDLNTAIPGDERDTTTPAALAADYRALVVGDVLGAPERDQLKAWLVANTTGATRIRAGLPADWTVGDKTGSPAYGSALDVAVAWPPGRAPIVIAVLSTKSEQDAEPDNALLAEATRVVVDALG; encoded by the coding sequence CTGACCCTGACCGCGGCCTGTGATTCCGGCACCGTCACGGTTCCGGCGACGGGCTCGGTAACCACCTCGGCGGTGGCCGATCCCCGCTTCGCCGAACTGGAAACCACGTCCGGCGCCCGGCTGGGCGTGTTCGCCGTCGACACCGGCTCCGGGCGCACCGTCGCCCACCGCGCCGACGAACGGTTCCCGATGGCGTCCACGTTCAAGGGCCTGGCGTGCGGGGCGCTGCTGCGCGAGCATCCCCTGTCGACGGGCTACTTCGATCAGGTGATCCACTACTCCGCCGCCGAGCTGGTCGAGTATTCGCCGGTGACCGAGACCCGGGTCGAGACCGGCATGACGGTCCGGGAACTGTGCGACGCCGCGATCACCGTCTCCGACAACACGGCGGGCAATCAGTTGCTGAAACTGCTCGGTGGACCGGAGGGATTCACCGCGTCTCTGCGTTCCCTCGGCGACGCCACCTCGCGGCTGGACCGCTGGGAGACCGACCTGAACACCGCGATTCCCGGCGATGAGCGCGATACCACCACCCCGGCCGCGCTCGCCGCCGACTACCGCGCGCTCGTCGTCGGCGATGTCCTCGGCGCACCCGAACGCGACCAGCTGAAGGCATGGCTCGTCGCCAACACCACCGGTGCCACCCGGATTCGCGCGGGTCTGCCCGCGGACTGGACCGTCGGCGACAAGACCGGCAGCCCGGCCTACGGTTCGGCCCTCGATGTCGCGGTGGCCTGGCCGCCCGGTCGCGCGCCGATCGTCATCGCGGTGCTGTCGACTAAGTCCGAGCAGGACGCCGAACCCGACAACGCCCTGCTCGCCGAGGCCACCCGCGTGGTGGTCGACGCGCTCGGATAG
- a CDS encoding serine hydrolase yields MSHARYPALPLGTDTGEVTDRIRAVFADAGCTGWLHARRCGSPAEISVDAHDRVVIASVYKLVLLVAFCRRVDAGLIDPRAPLTVHPADCTPGPTGIAALHDPVTMSRRDLATSMMTVSDNAAADVLLGEIGLGAVEELLTELGLTETRIVGGTADVHRSLVRDTDTHSTAEAFAALADNDEAWSVSAYDPSYASATTPEEMTRFLDLIWAGGVLSPEQTGFVRAVMGKQVWPHRIASAFPHRGVGVAGKTGTIGVIRNEVAVVEFPDEYPVAVAVFTRAARADPQLAVVDAAIAEAARIAVTALRHPLTQD; encoded by the coding sequence ATGAGCCACGCCCGGTACCCCGCGCTCCCACTCGGCACCGACACCGGAGAGGTCACCGACCGGATCCGGGCCGTCTTCGCCGACGCGGGCTGCACCGGCTGGCTGCACGCCCGCCGATGCGGTTCGCCGGCCGAAATCTCCGTTGACGCCCACGACCGCGTCGTCATCGCCTCGGTGTACAAACTGGTGCTGCTCGTGGCGTTCTGCCGGCGCGTCGATGCCGGGCTGATCGATCCTCGCGCACCGCTGACCGTGCACCCGGCCGACTGCACGCCCGGCCCCACCGGCATTGCCGCCCTGCACGATCCGGTGACCATGAGCAGGCGCGATCTGGCCACCTCGATGATGACGGTCTCCGACAACGCCGCCGCCGACGTCCTGCTCGGCGAGATCGGCCTCGGCGCCGTCGAGGAACTGCTGACGGAACTGGGCCTGACCGAGACCCGCATCGTCGGCGGCACCGCCGACGTGCACCGCAGCCTGGTCCGCGACACCGATACCCACAGCACCGCCGAGGCCTTCGCCGCGCTCGCCGACAACGACGAGGCCTGGTCGGTCTCGGCGTACGACCCCTCGTACGCCAGCGCCACTACGCCCGAGGAGATGACTCGTTTCCTGGATCTGATCTGGGCCGGCGGCGTACTGTCGCCCGAGCAGACCGGCTTCGTGCGCGCGGTGATGGGCAAGCAGGTGTGGCCGCATCGCATCGCCTCGGCGTTCCCGCACCGCGGGGTCGGTGTGGCGGGCAAGACCGGCACCATCGGCGTCATCCGCAACGAGGTCGCCGTGGTCGAGTTCCCGGACGAGTATCCGGTGGCGGTCGCGGTGTTCACCCGGGCGGCCAGGGCCGACCCGCAGCTGGCCGTGGTCGATGCCGCCATCGCCGAGGCCGCGCGGATCGCCGTCACCGCGCTGCGGCACCCGCTCACCCAGGACTGA
- a CDS encoding NAD(P)H-dependent flavin oxidoreductase produces the protein MEEEPRMLSTAWSREMGLRVPIVNAPMGGVAGGRLAAAVTAAGGLGMIGMGSAGSAARLTAELKQLGPDPGPFGIGMIDWVRTREPELFDTALAARPTLISISFTTDLSWVERVHAAGILAATQVYDREQALRAEAAGIDVIVARGAEGGGHGEPTLATLPLLEIVCEAVEVPVLAAGGIATGHALAAVLGAGASGAWLGTRLAVCPEALTTDRARAALLRADATDTITTRVFDIGQGLPWPSRYPARVLRNDFTDRWDGAEDALATDPRARAELAAAVDADDPRLEPIDAGQGIGLVTSSQPVAEVFDDICTAAARYLTARSTIVEPDAAT, from the coding sequence GTGGAGGAGGAACCCCGGATGTTGTCGACAGCGTGGTCACGCGAGATGGGCCTGCGGGTCCCGATCGTGAACGCCCCCATGGGCGGCGTGGCCGGCGGCAGGCTGGCCGCCGCTGTCACCGCCGCCGGTGGACTCGGCATGATCGGGATGGGCAGCGCGGGCTCGGCGGCGCGTCTGACGGCCGAGTTAAAACAGCTCGGCCCGGACCCGGGGCCGTTCGGCATCGGGATGATCGACTGGGTCCGCACTCGTGAACCGGAACTGTTCGACACCGCGCTCGCCGCGCGGCCCACCCTCATCTCGATCAGCTTCACCACCGACCTGTCCTGGGTCGAGCGCGTGCACGCGGCCGGAATCCTGGCCGCCACCCAGGTCTACGACCGTGAGCAGGCGCTGCGGGCCGAAGCCGCGGGCATCGACGTCATCGTGGCCAGGGGAGCCGAGGGCGGCGGGCACGGCGAACCTACGCTGGCCACGCTGCCGTTGCTGGAGATCGTCTGCGAGGCCGTCGAGGTACCGGTGCTGGCGGCCGGTGGGATCGCCACCGGGCACGCGCTGGCCGCGGTGCTCGGTGCGGGCGCGTCCGGTGCCTGGCTCGGCACCCGCCTGGCCGTGTGCCCGGAAGCGCTCACCACCGACCGGGCCCGCGCGGCACTGCTGCGCGCCGACGCGACCGACACCATCACCACCCGCGTCTTCGATATCGGCCAGGGCCTGCCCTGGCCGTCGCGCTATCCGGCGCGGGTGCTGCGCAATGACTTCACCGATCGCTGGGACGGCGCGGAAGACGCGTTGGCCACCGACCCACGCGCCCGCGCCGAACTGGCCGCCGCCGTCGACGCCGACGATCCGCGACTCGAGCCGATCGACGCCGGTCAGGGCATCGGCCTGGTGACCAGCAGCCAGCCGGTCGCCGAGGTGTTCGACGACATCTGCACCGCCGCCGCCCGGTATCTCACCGCCCGTTCCACCATCGTCGAGCCCGACGCCGCCACGTGA
- a CDS encoding cytochrome P450 yields the protein MAAPSIPAGFDFTDPDLYAERLPIEEFAELRRVAPVWWCPQEKGRSGFDDGGYWVVTKLDDIKEISKSPDLFSSEENTAIIRFNGDIARNEIEMLRMLMLNMDPPNHTKMRRIVSKGFTPRAVNSLREALTERAERIVHEAKKEGRGDFVQQVACELPLQAIAELIGVPQEDRGKIFDWTNQMISYDDPDFEGDHKMATAEVMGYAWNLAEEKRKCPMDDIVTTLLDADLDGEALGSDEFAWFVILLAVAGNETTRNAITHGMKAFVDNPEQWELYKEQRPRTAPDEIVRWATPVTAFQRTATADTELGGQLIKKGQRVGMFYSAANFDPESFEDPFSFNVLRNPNPHVGFGGTGTHFCVGANLARLEIDLMFNAIADAMPNLRQLSEPVRLRSGWLNGIKRWEVAYE from the coding sequence GTGGCCGCACCGTCCATCCCCGCCGGGTTCGACTTCACCGACCCCGACCTGTACGCCGAGCGCTTGCCGATCGAGGAATTCGCCGAGCTGCGCCGGGTCGCGCCGGTGTGGTGGTGCCCGCAGGAGAAGGGCCGCAGCGGCTTCGACGACGGCGGTTACTGGGTGGTCACCAAGCTCGACGACATCAAGGAGATCTCCAAGAGCCCCGACCTGTTCTCCTCGGAGGAGAACACCGCGATCATCCGCTTCAACGGCGATATCGCCCGCAACGAGATCGAAATGCTGCGCATGCTCATGCTCAACATGGATCCGCCGAACCACACCAAGATGCGCCGCATCGTGTCCAAGGGCTTCACCCCGCGCGCGGTCAACAGCCTGCGCGAGGCCCTCACCGAGCGCGCCGAACGCATCGTGCACGAGGCCAAGAAGGAAGGCCGCGGCGATTTCGTCCAGCAGGTCGCCTGTGAGCTGCCGTTGCAGGCCATCGCCGAGCTGATCGGCGTCCCGCAGGAAGATCGCGGCAAGATCTTCGACTGGACCAACCAGATGATCTCCTACGACGACCCGGACTTCGAGGGCGACCACAAGATGGCCACCGCGGAGGTCATGGGCTACGCGTGGAACCTGGCCGAGGAAAAGCGCAAGTGCCCGATGGACGACATCGTGACCACGCTGCTCGACGCCGACCTCGACGGTGAGGCGCTGGGCTCCGACGAATTCGCCTGGTTCGTGATCCTGCTCGCCGTCGCGGGCAACGAGACCACCCGCAACGCCATCACCCACGGCATGAAGGCCTTCGTGGACAACCCCGAGCAGTGGGAGCTGTACAAGGAGCAGCGTCCGCGCACCGCGCCCGATGAGATCGTCCGCTGGGCCACCCCGGTCACCGCCTTCCAGCGCACCGCGACGGCCGACACCGAACTCGGTGGTCAGCTGATCAAGAAGGGCCAGCGCGTCGGCATGTTCTACAGCGCGGCCAACTTCGATCCGGAGTCGTTCGAGGATCCGTTCTCGTTCAACGTCCTGCGCAACCCCAACCCGCACGTCGGCTTCGGCGGCACCGGCACCCACTTCTGCGTGGGCGCCAACCTGGCCCGCCTCGAGATCGACCTGATGTTCAACGCCATCGCCGATGCGATGCCGAACCTGCGTCAGCTCTCGGAGCCGGTGCGGCTGCGGTCGGGCTGGCTCAACGGCATCAAGCGCTGGGAAGTCGCCTACGAGTGA
- a CDS encoding FAD-dependent oxidoreductase — protein sequence MNESFWMDTSDITAYPALDRDAHVDVAVIGAGIAGLSTAWELLRTGRSVAVVEAGPIAAGVTGYTTAKVTSLHTLIYHRLASSLGEPAARLYAASQQDALGHLAQTVDELGIDCQLEQCAAYTYSETADGVEAIRREVDAAIAAGLPAEFVTETGLPFPVTGAVRVGQQAQFHPRRYLLALARAITERGGLIYENSRVTNLSEGRAPMLTTASGGRLTAADVVVATHYPVFDRSLLFPRLTPHRELVVAAAIPEDQDPQGCYVTPEGNTRSVRTAPLSEGQRLLIVTGEKFTPGDGDVRQRFEALTSWTTQRFPDAEIRYRWAAQDNSTTDHLPFIGRLHPLSSHAYVATGFNSWGMSNGIVAARVLAGRITGEPLPWTDLYDPVRVHPVTEAVPFVRAQTKVATHFVGDRLRTVRTGSVADIAPCTGAVIRVSGSPCAVYRDEDGVVHAVSATCTHLGCLVAFNDAERTWECPCHGSRFTVDGAVIQGPATRPLPPKQID from the coding sequence GTGAACGAATCGTTCTGGATGGACACCAGCGACATCACCGCCTACCCCGCGCTGGATCGCGACGCCCACGTCGATGTGGCGGTGATCGGCGCCGGGATCGCCGGGCTGAGCACCGCGTGGGAGCTGCTGCGCACCGGCCGCTCGGTCGCGGTGGTCGAGGCCGGCCCGATCGCGGCGGGCGTCACCGGCTACACCACCGCCAAGGTGACCTCCCTGCACACGCTCATCTACCACCGGCTGGCGAGTTCGCTCGGCGAGCCCGCGGCCCGCCTCTACGCCGCCTCGCAGCAGGACGCGCTCGGCCATCTCGCGCAGACGGTCGACGAGCTCGGCATCGACTGTCAGCTCGAGCAGTGCGCGGCCTACACCTACTCCGAGACCGCCGACGGCGTCGAGGCGATCCGCCGCGAGGTCGATGCCGCGATCGCGGCCGGCCTGCCCGCGGAGTTCGTCACCGAGACGGGATTGCCGTTTCCAGTGACCGGCGCCGTCCGGGTCGGGCAGCAGGCGCAGTTCCATCCGCGCCGATATCTGCTGGCGCTGGCCCGGGCGATCACCGAACGCGGCGGCCTGATCTATGAGAACAGCCGCGTCACGAACCTGAGCGAGGGCCGGGCCCCGATGCTGACGACCGCATCGGGCGGCAGGTTGACCGCGGCGGACGTCGTGGTGGCCACGCACTATCCGGTGTTCGACCGGTCGCTGCTGTTCCCCCGCCTGACGCCGCACCGCGAACTCGTCGTCGCGGCAGCCATTCCGGAAGATCAAGATCCGCAGGGCTGTTATGTCACGCCCGAGGGCAATACCCGCTCCGTGCGCACCGCTCCCCTCTCCGAGGGGCAGCGGCTGCTGATCGTCACCGGCGAGAAATTCACGCCCGGCGACGGGGATGTCCGTCAGCGATTCGAGGCGCTCACCTCCTGGACGACCCAGCGCTTCCCGGACGCCGAGATCCGTTATCGCTGGGCGGCGCAGGACAATTCGACCACCGACCACCTGCCGTTCATCGGCCGCCTGCATCCGCTGAGCAGCCACGCCTATGTGGCGACCGGCTTCAACTCGTGGGGCATGAGCAACGGCATCGTCGCCGCGCGCGTGCTCGCCGGTCGGATCACCGGCGAGCCCTTGCCGTGGACCGACCTCTACGACCCCGTCCGGGTGCACCCGGTGACCGAGGCCGTCCCGTTCGTGCGCGCCCAGACCAAGGTCGCCACGCATTTCGTCGGTGACCGGTTGCGCACCGTGCGCACCGGATCGGTGGCCGACATCGCGCCGTGCACCGGCGCGGTCATCCGGGTGTCGGGCTCGCCGTGCGCGGTCTACCGCGACGAAGACGGTGTGGTGCACGCGGTCTCGGCGACCTGCACGCATCTGGGTTGCCTGGTGGCGTTCAACGATGCCGAGCGGACCTGGGAATGTCCCTGCCACGGTTCCCGATTCACCGTCGACGGCGCCGTCATCCAGGGCCCGGCGACCCGACCGCTGCCGCCGAAGCAGATCGATTGA
- a CDS encoding alpha/beta hydrolase, whose protein sequence is MRLRRQGPRPESSRTGLGRALLAPLVALLMAVGAVAVGAPSASAAFNPAGFDFWVDSSMGPIKSRVFRAADGNTDRVVYALDGMRAREDLNGWEIETEVARELTKWNINVVMPVGGQSSFYIDWNAPSSFLGVPPGAAGSSSGSGGLNVFSGGPGKDYTYKWETFLTQELRFALRDRLGFNPNRNGVFGLSMGGSAALTLAAYHPDQFSFAGSFSGYLNISAPGMREAIRVAMIDAGGYNVDSMAAPWDPKWLRMDPFVFAPRLIANNTRLWVSAASGLPTASDGPSVGTLNGMALEALALVNTRAFQVRMATLGANNATFDFPAFGIHAWNNWQDQVIRMLPALSSSIG, encoded by the coding sequence ATGCGGTTGCGCCGCCAAGGCCCCCGGCCCGAATCCTCCCGTACCGGCCTCGGCCGGGCTCTGCTCGCACCGTTGGTCGCCCTGCTCATGGCGGTGGGCGCGGTCGCAGTCGGCGCGCCGAGCGCCTCGGCCGCGTTCAACCCCGCCGGCTTCGACTTCTGGGTCGACTCCAGCATGGGCCCGATCAAATCGCGGGTGTTCCGGGCCGCCGACGGCAATACCGATCGAGTGGTCTACGCCTTGGACGGCATGCGCGCCCGGGAAGATCTCAACGGCTGGGAGATCGAAACCGAGGTGGCCAGGGAGCTGACGAAGTGGAATATCAACGTCGTCATGCCGGTCGGCGGCCAGTCCAGCTTCTACATCGACTGGAACGCGCCGTCCAGCTTCCTCGGGGTGCCGCCCGGCGCGGCCGGTTCCTCCAGCGGGTCCGGCGGCCTGAACGTCTTCTCCGGTGGTCCGGGCAAGGATTACACCTACAAGTGGGAGACCTTCCTGACGCAGGAACTGCGGTTCGCCCTGCGCGACCGGCTCGGCTTCAACCCCAACCGCAACGGTGTGTTCGGCCTGTCGATGGGCGGCAGCGCCGCGCTCACCCTGGCCGCCTACCACCCCGACCAGTTCAGCTTCGCCGGATCGTTCTCCGGGTACTTGAACATCTCCGCGCCCGGTATGCGCGAGGCGATCCGCGTCGCGATGATCGACGCCGGCGGTTACAACGTCGACTCCATGGCCGCGCCGTGGGATCCCAAGTGGTTGCGCATGGACCCGTTCGTCTTCGCGCCGCGCCTGATCGCCAACAACACCCGCCTGTGGGTGTCGGCCGCCAGTGGCCTGCCGACCGCCTCCGACGGCCCGAGCGTCGGCACCCTCAACGGTATGGCGCTGGAGGCGCTCGCGCTGGTCAATACCCGCGCCTTCCAGGTGCGCATGGCCACCCTCGGCGCGAACAATGCCACCTTCGATTTCCCGGCGTTCGGTATCCACGCCTGGAACAACTGGCAGGACCAGGTCATCCGGATGCTGCCGGCGCTGTCGTCGTCCATCGGCTGA
- a CDS encoding NUDIX hydrolase, translating into MTERFRLVPAVYVLFRRSTADGEEVLLQLRHNTGFMDGFWAHAAAGHVELGESVFSAGAREAAEELGVTVEASDLLPLTVLHRRYGDGALDIDHRVDFFLECRTWSGEPRLMEPDKAADLRWWPIDKLPEPLVEHEAFVIDGCRTGQLPRLSAMGF; encoded by the coding sequence GTGACCGAGCGATTCCGGCTGGTGCCCGCGGTGTACGTGCTGTTTCGGCGGAGCACCGCCGACGGTGAGGAAGTGTTGCTGCAATTGCGGCACAACACCGGCTTCATGGACGGCTTCTGGGCGCATGCCGCCGCGGGGCACGTCGAGCTCGGCGAATCGGTGTTCAGCGCGGGCGCACGCGAGGCCGCCGAAGAGCTCGGTGTCACGGTCGAGGCGTCGGATCTGTTGCCGCTCACCGTCCTTCATCGCCGCTACGGCGACGGTGCCCTGGATATCGATCACCGGGTCGATTTCTTCCTGGAATGCCGCACCTGGTCCGGTGAGCCGCGGCTGATGGAGCCGGACAAGGCCGCCGACCTGCGCTGGTGGCCGATCGACAAGCTGCCCGAACCGCTGGTCGAGCACGAGGCCTTCGTGATCGACGGCTGTCGCACCGGGCAGCTGCCGCGCCTGTCCGCGATGGGCTTCTGA
- a CDS encoding SHOCT domain-containing protein — MSVWDVFWLIIMSFAFVAYLILLFTIITDLFRDRQTSGWVKAIWVVFLFILPLITSLVYLIVRGNGMAERANAEADRMQAATDSYIKQTAGTNSAAQIADAKKLLDEGTITQEEFDRLKAKALA, encoded by the coding sequence ATGTCAGTGTGGGATGTGTTCTGGCTCATCATCATGAGCTTCGCGTTCGTCGCGTATTTGATTCTGTTGTTCACCATCATCACCGACCTGTTCCGCGACCGGCAGACCTCCGGTTGGGTCAAGGCGATCTGGGTGGTCTTCCTGTTCATCCTGCCGCTGATCACCTCGCTGGTGTATCTGATCGTGCGGGGCAACGGCATGGCCGAGCGCGCCAACGCCGAAGCCGATCGGATGCAGGCCGCCACCGACTCCTACATCAAGCAAACGGCGGGCACCAATTCCGCCGCGCAGATCGCCGATGCGAAGAAGCTGCTCGACGAGGGCACCATCACCCAGGAGGAATTCGACCGGCTCAAGGCCAAAGCGCTGGCCTGA
- a CDS encoding LysR family transcriptional regulator translates to MTAMDLIRHLRFFVAVADEGHFGRAAAALDMTQPPVSQGLRRLEQFLGVELVHRTPQGALLTSAGRHLLPRSRLLVDDAERLLAEAQRIAHARGDVHWGVAAALPDPLVTACVTALRGSAGAGASVTTTVGSTTDLLADLRAGHSDVAVIEHPALVDGVEAGPVVKIARWLVVPSDHRSATAERPTFRMLADLTFAHPPRAGNPPAFDTVIDLLRERGLDARIDTARDDRAVLAAVAAGTSFGLTAMAPTPTPGVRWLTMAPQALALRLRVVRRPNAAEHAAALDRVLYRERLR, encoded by the coding sequence ATGACCGCCATGGACCTGATCCGCCACCTCCGCTTCTTCGTCGCCGTCGCCGACGAGGGGCATTTCGGGCGGGCGGCGGCCGCACTCGACATGACCCAGCCGCCGGTCTCACAGGGACTGCGGCGGCTCGAACAGTTCCTCGGCGTCGAACTGGTGCATCGCACACCGCAGGGCGCGCTGCTCACCTCCGCCGGACGGCACCTGCTGCCGCGCTCGCGGCTGCTGGTCGACGACGCCGAGCGCCTGCTCGCCGAGGCCCAACGGATCGCTCACGCCCGCGGTGATGTGCACTGGGGTGTGGCCGCGGCCCTGCCGGATCCGCTGGTCACCGCCTGTGTGACCGCGCTGCGCGGCTCCGCCGGTGCCGGCGCGAGCGTCACCACCACGGTCGGTTCCACCACCGATCTGCTCGCGGATCTGCGGGCCGGACACTCCGATGTGGCGGTGATCGAGCATCCCGCCCTGGTCGACGGCGTCGAGGCCGGTCCAGTGGTCAAGATCGCGCGCTGGCTGGTGGTGCCGTCGGATCATCGCAGCGCCACCGCCGAACGCCCGACCTTCCGCATGCTCGCGGATCTGACCTTCGCGCACCCGCCCCGCGCGGGCAATCCGCCCGCCTTCGACACCGTGATCGACCTGCTGCGCGAACGCGGTCTCGACGCGCGGATCGACACTGCTCGCGACGACCGTGCGGTGCTGGCCGCCGTCGCCGCGGGCACTAGTTTCGGGCTGACCGCGATGGCCCCGACCCCCACACCGGGCGTGCGCTGGCTGACGATGGCCCCGCAGGCGCTGGCGCTGCGCCTGCGCGTGGTCCGTCGCCCGAACGCCGCGGAACACGCCGCCGCCCTGGATCGGGTGCTGTATCGGGAGCGGTTGCGATGA
- a CDS encoding pirin family protein has product MPAVTADTLTLPRIAAAGPEATERPVRSVTTGPRGYEGEGFPVVRAFAGVSSADLDPFIHMDQMGEVEYEPGEPKGTDWHPHRGFETVTYMIDGRFQHQDSHGGGGLIDNGATQWMTAGSGVLHIETPPAELVDSGGLFHGVQLWVNLPAKDKFLAPKYQSLEGGQVRLLSSADGGALVRVIAGAIDGHQGPGATHTPITFAHATIAPGAQLSAPWQPDYNALVYVLSGRGTVGAEGRPVEQGQLVVFGKGDRITVAADPTQDANRPALEVLLLGGRPIREPVAHYGPFVMNTRAELIQAIEDYQAGRLGVVPENALMPHRPH; this is encoded by the coding sequence ATGCCTGCTGTCACGGCCGATACGCTGACCCTGCCCCGGATCGCGGCTGCCGGGCCCGAGGCCACCGAACGTCCGGTGCGCTCGGTGACCACCGGTCCGCGCGGGTACGAGGGCGAGGGCTTCCCGGTGGTCCGGGCCTTCGCCGGAGTGTCGAGCGCCGATCTCGACCCGTTCATCCACATGGATCAGATGGGCGAGGTCGAGTACGAGCCCGGTGAGCCCAAGGGCACCGACTGGCATCCGCACCGTGGATTCGAAACCGTCACCTACATGATCGACGGCCGCTTCCAGCATCAGGATTCGCACGGCGGCGGCGGATTGATCGACAACGGCGCCACCCAATGGATGACGGCCGGTTCGGGCGTGCTGCACATCGAGACCCCGCCCGCGGAGCTGGTCGATTCCGGCGGCCTGTTCCACGGTGTGCAGCTGTGGGTGAACCTGCCCGCCAAGGACAAATTCCTCGCCCCGAAGTATCAGAGCCTGGAGGGCGGGCAGGTGCGGTTGCTGTCCTCGGCCGACGGCGGCGCGCTGGTCCGGGTGATCGCGGGTGCCATCGACGGCCACCAGGGGCCGGGCGCCACCCATACCCCCATCACCTTCGCGCACGCCACCATCGCACCAGGCGCACAGTTGTCGGCGCCGTGGCAGCCGGACTACAACGCGCTGGTCTACGTGCTATCCGGTCGCGGCACGGTCGGCGCGGAGGGCAGGCCGGTCGAGCAGGGGCAGTTGGTGGTGTTCGGTAAGGGTGATCGCATCACCGTCGCCGCGGACCCCACGCAGGATGCGAACCGTCCCGCGCTCGAGGTGCTGCTGTTGGGTGGCCGGCCGATCCGGGAACCGGTCGCGCACTACGGGCCATTCGTGATGAACACCCGCGCCGAATTGATCCAGGCCATCGAGGACTACCAGGCCGGCCGGCTCGGGGTGGTCCCGGAGAACGCGCTGATGCCGCACCGCCCGCACTGA